In a single window of the Arachis hypogaea cultivar Tifrunner chromosome 6, arahy.Tifrunner.gnm2.J5K5, whole genome shotgun sequence genome:
- the LOC112697180 gene encoding teosinte glume architecture 1 codes for MDWDWKEFAWDASELDPSHKNSNSEEASSVDLRLAGEASDLEKKEEESSIRTVSSSSSSAKRSRLQNGPQNLSCLVDGCSFDLSDCREYHRRHRVCEKHSKTPVVLVGGKQQRFCQQCSRFHSLGEFDEVKRSCRKRLDGHNRRRRKPQPPSFLMSSEKFMYNYKGPRILHFGNPQPYANPIVRNMWPAASISGAKAEYDHHRFLYRIDKHRQDKELLLWQDNVPKSFNESTAMPGTPIHQPICGSTIAPSTTAKLGLKKPLPSDGKPGCFDAGCALYLLSTIQTQTQSPSSGTEQFDAAVDKPGSHQVLVLDANTTNLHCNGMLQMGHDGLVENGDSLALPFFWE; via the exons ATGGATTGGGATTGGAAAGAGTTTGCTTGGGATGCATCTGAGTTGGACCCCTCTCACAAGAATAGTAACAGTGAAGAAGCTTCTTCAGTTGATTTGCGCCTGGCCGGTGAGGCCTCTGATttggaaaagaaagaagaagaatcatCAATAAGAACTGTGTCGTCTTCGTCGTCGTCGGCAAAGAGATCCCGTTTGCAAAATGGGCCACAGAATTTGTCTTGTTTGGTTGATGGATGCAGCTTTGATCTTAGTGATTGCAGGGAGTATCATAGGCGTCACAGGGTCTGCGAGAAGCACTCCAAAACCCCGGTTGTGTTGGTTGGGGGAAAGCAGCAGAGGTTTTGCCAACAATGCAGCAG GTTTCATTCACTTGGGGAGTTTGATGAGGTTAAGAGGAGTTGCCGGAAGCGTCTTGATGGGCATAATAGGCGCCGGAGGAAACCTCAGCCGCCATCTTTCCTCATGAGTTCTGAGAAGTTCATGTACAATTACAAAG GACCTAGGATCCTGCATTTTGGTAACCCTCAACCGTATGCAAACCCTATTGTGAGAAACATGTGGCCTGCTGCATCCATATCCGGAGCCAAAGCTGAGTATGATCATCACCGGTTTCTATATCGAATCGACAAGCACAGGCAGGACAAGGAGCTTCTTCTCTGGCAAGATAATGTTCCAAAATCATTCAATGAATCCACAGCAATGCCGGGAACTCCAATCCACCAGCCTATCTGTGGCAGCACCATTGCCCCATCAACAACTGCAAAGCTCGGCCTTAAGAAGCCGCTGCCTTCTGATGGCAAACCTGGGTGTTTTGATGCAGGTTGTGCTCTCTATCTTCTGTCAACAATACAAACACAAACACAGTCTCCGTCCTCAGGGACCGAGCAATTCGATGCTGCGGTTGATAAGCCTGGTAGCCATCAAGTATTAGTTCTTGATGCTAACACAACCAACCTTCATTGCAATGGGATGCTGCAAATGGGACATGATGGATTGGTTGAAAATGGTGACTCACTTGCACTTCCATTTTTTTGGGAGTAG